In Pongo pygmaeus isolate AG05252 chromosome 19, NHGRI_mPonPyg2-v2.0_pri, whole genome shotgun sequence, the genomic stretch agtctcattctgtcacccaggctggagtgcagtgggacattCTTGGCccattgcaaactctgcctcctgggttcaagtgattctttgcctcagcctcttgagtaaccgggattataggtgcatgccaccatgctcagctaattttttgtatttttaatagagacggggtttcgctatgttggccaggctggtctcgaactcctgacctcaagcaatccgcctgccttggcctcccaaagtgctgggatttaggcatgagccactgtgcccagccaaatttctcaattttaaacTAACACTGCAAAAGAGTTATATTTATGATTGGCAAAATAATTCAACATGAGTATAGTATCAGATTGATAATTGAAGTAATTTTAGCAATATTATTGTCAAGCACTGTTGACTGAGGCAGACTGCAGGCCTGTTTTCGGGGGAGTGGAACTGAGCATCCTCaggtttgaaaaacactgctaaAGACTGCAATTATCTAATGAAAGTGAAAAGGTTAGAGTAGTGGGAGATGTTACATGTCTCTGAGAGTCAGAGGCCCAATTATCCTACTTGTTCCCCAATATTTTGCACATCTGGACATCACTGGAAGCCCTAGAACCTACCACAGAGGGAGCAGGGTTGCCAGGAGAAGTGACAGCTGATGTACCCTTGGTCATTGCTTTCCAACTTCAGGAGACAGGCCTCATCAGGCTTCTCCGCCGGGAGATAGCAGCAGTTTTCCAGGACAACCGAATGATAGCCGTCTGCCAGAATGTGGCTCTGAGTGCAGAGGACAAGCTTCTTATGCGACACCAGCTGCGGAAACACAAGATCCTGATGAAGGTCTTCCCCAACCAGGTAGGGAGCAGGCCCCTTGGCATGGGTTGCCcatcttccccccacccccaccagactCAGACCTCACCATCTGCTCCCCAGTGATGATACTTCTTACTCCTCCTCTCCATGAGTCACCCTCTAATCTGGTGTCTAACCTATGATTAGGGGCTGAGAAGACCCTTAGGTTGCACCCTCAGCCTAATGTGGCCCATGACCCACGAGGTAGCTCTTCCTCCCACTTGTCCCTGATAAGCCATTTTTTCCTGCTGTCCCAGGTCCTGAAGCCCTTCCTGGAGGATTCCAAGTACCAAAATCTGCTGCCCCTTTTTGTGGGGCACAACATGCTGCTGGTCAGTGAAGAGCCCAAGGTCAAGGAGATGGTACGGATCTTAAGGACTGTGCCATTCCTGCCGCTGCTAGGTGAGCAAGCACCCCTGCCAGTTAGGGGTGGGGTGAAGAGGGGCCTGCTGCCATCTGCTAGGCTTGTCTTGGTAAAACCGTGAACGTTCTTGGAGAGAGCATCCTTTCACGGATGGAGCCTGAGTAAACAGCACATTTATTGAGGGCCGACTGTCACTCCCACACCTGTGTTGTCTCACTACCGCAGGTCACTTCTGCACTGGAGGGAAGACTAGGAAAGGCAGACATGGAGCAGGGAGAGAAAATTCAGATGCCTTGAGTCTAACAGTAGGGTAGTAGGTGCTGAAACCCTTACAGATGAAGGTATTTAAAACAAGTAGCCCAAGTAAAGGGTGCCGAGGGCCAGTGACCAGTGTTTCCCAGACTCCCCTGATGCTGACTCACTTAAGGGGCAGAGAATACTGCACATGTCCCTTGGAAATCCAGATTTCACAGGTCTCTGTAGGGAGGGGGCGGGACAGgaatctgatttctttttttttttttttttttgagatggagtctccctctatcacccaggctggagtgcagtggcacagtctcagctcaccgcaacctctgtctcctgagttcaagcaattctcctgcctcagcgtctcaagtagctgggattacaggcacctgccaccacgcccagctaatttttttttttttgtgtatttttagtagagatggggtttcaccgtgttggccaggctggtctcgatctcctgacctcaggtgatccaccacctcagcctcccaaagtgctggggttacaggcatgagccactgctcccagcaatTTTAATATCCCCTCAACACTCCAtgatatttattcaattttttaattgtaaaatacacaaaatttgccatcttaaccatttaaaaatgtacagttcagtgttaagtacattcataatGCTATACAACATCACCACCGTCCATCTCCAGAATGTTTTATCTTCTAACAAtgaaactctgcacccattaaacaataGTTCCCCAttacttccctccattccatgattcagggtctcactcccattgcccaggctggagtgcagtggtcctgtcatggctcacagcagcctggacctccttGGCTtaatccatcctcccaccttaacttcctaagtagctgggactacaggcgcatgccaccatgtccagctaatttttgtattttttgtatttgtattcaccatgttgcccaggctggtcttgaactgctaggctcaagcagttatccccccttggcctcctgaagtgttgggattacaggcattagccactgcatccagcctgattctttgtttttttgagatggagtttcactcttgttgcccaggctggagtgcaatggcgcaatctcagctcactgcaacctctgcctcccgggtttaagcgattctcttgcctcagcctcccaagtagctgggattacaggcgcttgccaccatgcctggctaatttttgtattttcagtagagacgggatttcaccatgttggccaggctcatctcaaactcctgacctcaggtagatccacccaccttggtctcccaaagtgctgggattacaggcctgagccaccatacccgacctcatcctgattctttttttttttttttttgagacgaagtttcgctcttgtcacccagactggagtgcaatggcacgatctcagcttactgtaacctctgcctcccaggttcaaatgattctcctgcctcagcctcccgagtggctgggattacaggcgctcgccaccacgcctggctaatttttgtatttttagtagagacggggtttctccatgttggccaggctggtctcgaactcctgacctcaggtgatctgcctgcctcggcctcccaaagtgctgggattacaggcatgagccatcacacctggccgcCTGATTCTTATTTACAAGGAAGTTTAGGAAACACTGACTTAATAGGGGTCAGGGCCAGGTGGATATATTAAGAGTTTTCTGAGGGAAGAGTGAAGAAGTAGGGATCGATCCCAAGCGGAGTGGGTGTGGTGTGGGGCACAGTGGAACCCAGGTCCTGGGGAAGGCAGGATTTTGAGAAGGGCAATGGAGAGCAAGTTCCTAGGGTCAGAACATTGTTTTCAGAGAAGAAAGGCATCTGCAAGGAGCCCAACTGACCCTGTGTTCTTCCAGGTGGCTGCATTGATGACACCATCCTCAGCAGGCAGGGCTTTATCAACTACTCCAAGCTCCCCAGCCTGCCCCTGGTGCAGGGGGAGCTTGTAGGAGGCCTCACccgcctcacagcccagacccaCTCCCTGCTCCAGCACCAGCCCCTCCAGCTGACCACTCTGTTGGACCAGTACATCAGAGAGCAACGCGAGAAGGATTCTATCATGTCGGCCAATGGGAAGCCAGATCCTGACCCTGTTCCGGACTCATAGCCAGCCTGTTTAGCCAGCCCTGCACATAAATACACTCTGCCCTATTGGCTGTGCTCTCCTCCATGGGAGATGTGGAAGAACTTGGGGTCGGGGAGTGCGTTTGTCACTTGGTTTTCACTAATAATGATATTGTCAGGTATAGGGCCACTTGGAGATGCAGAGGATTCCATTTCAGATGTCAGTCACCAGCTTCGTCCTTAGTTTTCCCAACTTGGGATCTGATAGGagcagagtctctctctattcTCCAGGTCCAAAGCAGAGATCCTGAAAAGATAAGGCTATTATCCCCTGCCTCCTTGGTCACTGCCTCTTGCTGCATGGGCTCCTGAGCCCACCCCCTTGGGGCACAACCTGCCACTGCCACAGTAGCTCAACCAAGCAGTTGTGCTGAGAATGGCACCTGGTGAgagcctgctgtgtgccaggctttGTGCTGAGTGCTGTACATGTATTAGTTCCTTTACTCCTGACCACATTGtgcccatttcacagagaagGAGCAGAGAAATTAAGtggcttgctcaaggtcatgcagttagtaagtggcagaacaggGACTTGAACCAAGCCCTCTGCTCTGAAGACCACGTCCCTAATTTCTACACTAGAGTTTCCTTATCAGGTTACCCAGAAGTGGGTCCCATCCACCATCCAGGGGTGCTTGGATGTTAGTTCTCTGCCCTCGAGGTGTACGCTGTGGAAAGTTTGGGAGCActgctttataataaaatgaaatacattctACTTCCTTTATTTTGTGGTTTACACGGTTGTCCTCCCTATAAACTTACTCAGGGGCTTCTCTGTCATCTGACTTTCCTCACTCTCGCTTCCCTTCCTAGGAAAATCCTCTTCCCCTATACCTGTCCCACGAATGGCATCCCGTGCATGCTTGCCCTGTTAAAGGCAGCTGACAGCTGTACCCACTAGCTAATGTGTCTCTGGTGGTTCTGGACAAAAGGCCTGTGGGAAAACTAGGATTCTCTATTAATGGGGAATTCTGAGAGCTCTAGGGTAGGAGGCCTCATGCAAGTCTTCATGAACCAGAAATTCCTAATAAAGGAGATGGGATGCTTAACTCGGAGTCCACCATCATCCCTGATTGGAGCACATTCTGGGTGGATGCAGGGGTGACCCGGGGAAGGTGGCTGTTCAACATTCCTTCTCGGACTTGAAGCAATGCCACCGCTTCCTTAGTCTTGGACAGGCACTGTCTGGCAGGGATGATCTGCAGCAGCTCTTTTGTGGCCTGGGCCAGGACCAGCTTCCCACAGTGCCTCGCCATGTGCTGTATGCCCAGGGCTGTTCAATCACTGGGAAGTGGCTTAAAAGGCTCTTGGGGCTCCTGGATGCTAGAGCTTGCCTGGTCAGTGCTGCCCAGTGCTCCTGTCCCTCCCAGAACCCTGCCAGGTGCTAACAACACCCTCCTCCTGGGGTGGCTGGAGCAGCGCTGAGGCTCTGAATAAAGGCAAGACAGTTGGTGTCCCCGAGAGATATGTGAGACCCTGAAACGTAAACCAAGCTCGGTGAGGATGAAGTGGAAGGGATAAGTGGCCTATGTCACTTTTGGGGTCAGAGAAGAAAATTGAATCACATCCTTCACCTGAGGCCCCACCTACTTCTTTCCAGAAAAGACTACTTCTTTCCAGAAAACTTAACTGCGCTCGAAACTGTAGGTCTGTGCCACATTCATTTGAATGAATTTTAGATCTTTGTTAAGAGCCAATTTTTCATTAGAATTGAGCAGCTGGGCACATTACTCCAGCAGAAGGgtaaagggaagggaggggaccaGCGTTGCAGCCCCTTTAACAGCAGCTGTGACTGCCCCAGGCCTGCTCCTGATCAGAGACTGCAGGCTGTGGGGTGTCATCGTACGCACAGGCACTTTCAGATCTCCATGGGGCCTGACCTAGTGGGGAACCACCCCAATGAAGGGCCTCAGTGTGGGGACTGCTGGCTGTCCCTCTCCTGGCTTGACTGTCCCTGC encodes the following:
- the MRPL10 gene encoding large ribosomal subunit protein uL10m, whose translation is MAAAVAGMLRGGLLPQAGRLPTLQTVRYGSKAVTRHRRVMHFQRQKLMAVTEYIPPKPAIHPSCLPSPPSPPQEETGLIRLLRREIAAVFQDNRMIAVCQNVALSAEDKLLMRHQLRKHKILMKVFPNQVLKPFLEDSKYQNLLPLFVGHNMLLVSEEPKVKEMVRILRTVPFLPLLGGCIDDTILSRQGFINYSKLPSLPLVQGELVGGLTRLTAQTHSLLQHQPLQLTTLLDQYIREQREKDSIMSANGKPDPDPVPDS